A genomic segment from Brienomyrus brachyistius isolate T26 chromosome 9, BBRACH_0.4, whole genome shotgun sequence encodes:
- the LOC125748681 gene encoding myelin-associated glycoprotein-like isoform X1 yields the protein MDFLGRLFLYSACIQAFCSPVFSAEWEAEVLPKITALIDSCVVVPCKFRYPGGQKPSSRLSGLWHFYQKKEDLKSKQYIYAADVSKVEASFKGRTRLLGILGKDNCTLEIDKFNDHDDGPFCFRIEIPDEDNFSFREECVSITAITTPEKPKLTHAKKCYEGKPYTITCSVTHTCPSHMPVLTWSRPSDSEIITHYNNHQPGIWEVQSILNIIPHARDDHSEITCEAKFHGNKISKSSMDLHVIYPTDKVDMLHIIIPVSVVVVTAVLFGGLCFLMRKKYMRRIESLQNQGGFGMSMWNRISRLSRRRHPDHSPDRQRPERRQVHKFNFSVFFVLSSKNCANAFSHF from the exons ATGGATTTTCTTGGAAGATTGTTTCTGTATTCTGCATGTATACAAG CTTTCTGTTCTCCTGTCTTTTCTGCTGAATGGGAAGCAGAAGTTCTGCCAAAAATAACTGCTCTGATAGACTCATGTGTGGTGGTACCCTGTAAATTTCGATACCCCGGTGGCCAAAAACCCTCTTCCAGACTAAGTggcctttggcatttttaccaGAAGAAAGAAGATTTAAAGAGTAAACAGTACATTTACGCTGCTGATGTTTCAAAAGTGGAAGCTAGTTTTAAAGGGCGCACAAGACTTCTGGGAATCCTTGGCAAGGATAACTGTACTTTAGAGATTGATAAATTTAACGACCATGATGATGGTCCATTTTGCTTCAGGATTGAAATTCCTGATGAAGATAATTTTTCCTTTCGGGAAGAATGTGTATCGATCACTGCCATTA CCACTCCTGAAAAACCAAAACTGACTCATGCAAAAAAATGCTATGAAGGGAAACCCTACACCATCACCTGCTCGGTCACTCACACTTGCCCTTCTCACATGCCTGTCCTCACCTGGAGTCGCCCCTCCGACAGTGAGATTATTACCCATTACAATAACCATCAACCCGGAATCTGGGAAGTTCAATCTATCCTGAATATTATTCCACATGCACGTGATGATCACAGTGAAATCACGTGTGAAGCTAAATTCCACGGAAATAAAATCTCAAAAAGCTCCATGGACCTGCATGTAATAT ACCCCACAGATAAAGTGGACATGCTCCATATCATTATTCCTGTTTCGGTTGTCGTGGTGACGGCAGTCCTTTTTGGGGGACTCTGCTTTTTAATGAGGAAAAAATACAT GAGACGTATTGAATCACTTCAAAATCAAGGTGGTTTTGG CATGTCCATGTGGAACCGTATTTCACGACTCTCTCGCAG AAGACACCCTGACCACTCTCCAGATAGACAGCGCCCTGAAAGGAGGCAAGTGCATAAATTCaacttcagtgttttttttgttttatcatCAAAAAACTGTGCTAatgcattttctcatttttga
- the LOC125748681 gene encoding myelin-associated glycoprotein-like isoform X2, whose protein sequence is MDFLGRLFLYSACIQAFCSPVFSAEWEAEVLPKITALIDSCVVVPCKFRYPGGQKPSSRLSGLWHFYQKKEDLKSKQYIYAADVSKVEASFKGRTRLLGILGKDNCTLEIDKFNDHDDGPFCFRIEIPDEDNFSFREECVSITAITTPEKPKLTHAKKCYEGKPYTITCSVTHTCPSHMPVLTWSRPSDSEIITHYNNHQPGIWEVQSILNIIPHARDDHSEITCEAKFHGNKISKSSMDLHVIYPTDKVDMLHIIIPVSVVVVTAVLFGGLCFLMRKKYMRRIESLQNQGGFGMSMWNRISRLSRRHPDHSPDRQRPERRQVHKFNFSVFFVLSSKNCANAFSHF, encoded by the exons ATGGATTTTCTTGGAAGATTGTTTCTGTATTCTGCATGTATACAAG CTTTCTGTTCTCCTGTCTTTTCTGCTGAATGGGAAGCAGAAGTTCTGCCAAAAATAACTGCTCTGATAGACTCATGTGTGGTGGTACCCTGTAAATTTCGATACCCCGGTGGCCAAAAACCCTCTTCCAGACTAAGTggcctttggcatttttaccaGAAGAAAGAAGATTTAAAGAGTAAACAGTACATTTACGCTGCTGATGTTTCAAAAGTGGAAGCTAGTTTTAAAGGGCGCACAAGACTTCTGGGAATCCTTGGCAAGGATAACTGTACTTTAGAGATTGATAAATTTAACGACCATGATGATGGTCCATTTTGCTTCAGGATTGAAATTCCTGATGAAGATAATTTTTCCTTTCGGGAAGAATGTGTATCGATCACTGCCATTA CCACTCCTGAAAAACCAAAACTGACTCATGCAAAAAAATGCTATGAAGGGAAACCCTACACCATCACCTGCTCGGTCACTCACACTTGCCCTTCTCACATGCCTGTCCTCACCTGGAGTCGCCCCTCCGACAGTGAGATTATTACCCATTACAATAACCATCAACCCGGAATCTGGGAAGTTCAATCTATCCTGAATATTATTCCACATGCACGTGATGATCACAGTGAAATCACGTGTGAAGCTAAATTCCACGGAAATAAAATCTCAAAAAGCTCCATGGACCTGCATGTAATAT ACCCCACAGATAAAGTGGACATGCTCCATATCATTATTCCTGTTTCGGTTGTCGTGGTGACGGCAGTCCTTTTTGGGGGACTCTGCTTTTTAATGAGGAAAAAATACAT GAGACGTATTGAATCACTTCAAAATCAAGGTGGTTTTGG CATGTCCATGTGGAACCGTATTTCACGACTCTCTCGCAG ACACCCTGACCACTCTCCAGATAGACAGCGCCCTGAAAGGAGGCAAGTGCATAAATTCaacttcagtgttttttttgttttatcatCAAAAAACTGTGCTAatgcattttctcatttttga
- the si:dkey-238d18.4 gene encoding TBC1 domain family member 15 isoform X1, whose protein sequence is MDIMETPQTNGGVLPDRNLPGLRVDGKYYRGKNESESEISTRVPVVTCVSSVCAPSSCNVRLCLPGIMDSEGRVDGSRLRTYIFKNGGVSPSERGQVWRFLFGVYPCGSTTSERSLLHEQLAVRYHVMKRKWQQLLPAAVCMRLNGTDAELVAAVRYFEQRKEKVKQQCENQSQELREILSFLELQAQVMLERVSFDLEELQEAVRIIDKDVPRTDRDLDYYLGEGSSNLLVLREILITFAAFHPEVSYAQGMNDLCSRILEVMDSEVDTYWSFSCYMERFSRDFCADGLRRKIELEAELLKELDPQLHAHLVTDSMDKLTFCHRWLLLGFQREFEHIDALRLFEILSCDHLELISQRVEKAWYQERLACKHSLEDKPVLERTGINQEFTFELFICATILLEHRETLLKCQNESQLIHFANSLQGMLDLNYTLKKAEEHFYNYCKRSACDPCNGPSEPGKNKEELFIQHLRSFFS, encoded by the exons ATGGACATAATGGAAACTCCGCAGACAAATGGAGGTGTGTTACCTGACCGTAATCTCCCAGGTTTAAGAGTTGATGGAAAATATTACCGGGGAAAAAACGAATCGGAGAGCGAAATCAGCACGAGGGTTCCTGTTGTGACCTGTGTATCATCGGTGTGCGCACCTTCTTCATGCAATGTGCGCCTCTGTCTACCTGGAATCATGGATTCAGAGGGGAGAGTAGACGGGTCCAGGCTACGCACGTACATATTCAAAAACG gtGGAGTTTCTCCTTCAGAACGTGGCCAAGTGTGGCGTTTCCTGTTTGGCGTGTACCCCTGTGGTTCCACCACGTCTGAGCGCTCTTTGCTGCATGAACAGCTAGCTGTGAGATACCACGTTATGAAGAGGAAATGGCAACAGCTACTTCCTGCTGCCGTGTGCATGCGTCTCAATGGCACGGACG CTGAGCTGGTGGCAGCCGTGAGGTACTTCGAACAGAGGAAAGAGAAGGTGAAGCAGCAGTGTGAAAATCAGAGCCAGGAGCTCAGGGAAATACTCTCCTTTCTGGAGCTACAGGCACAG GTGATGCTGGAGCGTGTCTCCTTTGATTTGGAGGAGCTGCAAGAAGCTGTACGCATCATTGACAAAGATGTTCCTCGGACAGACAGGGACCTTGATTACTACCT GGGAGAAGGTTCCAGCAATCTCCTGGTGCTGCGTGAGATTCTGATCACATTTGCAGCTTTTCATCCAG AGGTCAGTTATGCCCAAGGAATGAACGATCTATGCAGCCGGATCCTGGAGGTCATGGACTCCGAAGTGGACACCTACTGGAGCTTCTCCTGCTACATGGAGAGGTTCTCTCGGGACTTTTGTGCAGATGGCCTGCGTCGGAAGATTG AGCTAGAGGCCGAGCTACTGAAGGAGCTGGACCCCCAGCTCCACGCTCATCTGGTCACGGACAGCATGGATAAGCTCACCTTCTGCCACAG GTGGCTGCTGCTGGGCTTCCAGCGGGAGTTTGAGCACATCGATGCCCTGAGGCTCTTTGAGATCCTGAGCTGTGACCACCTAGAGCTCATCTCTCAGCGGGTGGAGAAGGCCTGGTATCAGGAACGGCTGGCCTGCAAGCACAGCCTGG AGGACAAGCCAGTATTAGAACGGACTGGCATCAACCAGGAGTTCACGTTTGAGCTGTTCATCTGCGCCACAATTTTATTGGAGCACAGGGAGACACTCCTCAAGTGTCAAAATGAGTCACAGCTGATCCATTTTGctaacag CCTACAGGGCATGTTGGATCTGAATTATACCTTGAAGAAGGCAGAGGAACACTTCTACAACTACTGTAAGCGATCTGCCTGTGACCCCTGCAATGGACCCTCCGAGCCTGGCAAGAATAAAGAGGAGCTCTTCATCCAGCACCTTCGCAGCTTCTTCTCCTGA
- the si:dkey-238d18.4 gene encoding TBC1 domain family member 15 isoform X2: MDIMETPQTNGGGVSPSERGQVWRFLFGVYPCGSTTSERSLLHEQLAVRYHVMKRKWQQLLPAAVCMRLNGTDAELVAAVRYFEQRKEKVKQQCENQSQELREILSFLELQAQVMLERVSFDLEELQEAVRIIDKDVPRTDRDLDYYLGEGSSNLLVLREILITFAAFHPEVSYAQGMNDLCSRILEVMDSEVDTYWSFSCYMERFSRDFCADGLRRKIELEAELLKELDPQLHAHLVTDSMDKLTFCHRWLLLGFQREFEHIDALRLFEILSCDHLELISQRVEKAWYQERLACKHSLEDKPVLERTGINQEFTFELFICATILLEHRETLLKCQNESQLIHFANSLQGMLDLNYTLKKAEEHFYNYCKRSACDPCNGPSEPGKNKEELFIQHLRSFFS, translated from the exons ATGGACATAATGGAAACTCCGCAGACAAATGGAG gtGGAGTTTCTCCTTCAGAACGTGGCCAAGTGTGGCGTTTCCTGTTTGGCGTGTACCCCTGTGGTTCCACCACGTCTGAGCGCTCTTTGCTGCATGAACAGCTAGCTGTGAGATACCACGTTATGAAGAGGAAATGGCAACAGCTACTTCCTGCTGCCGTGTGCATGCGTCTCAATGGCACGGACG CTGAGCTGGTGGCAGCCGTGAGGTACTTCGAACAGAGGAAAGAGAAGGTGAAGCAGCAGTGTGAAAATCAGAGCCAGGAGCTCAGGGAAATACTCTCCTTTCTGGAGCTACAGGCACAG GTGATGCTGGAGCGTGTCTCCTTTGATTTGGAGGAGCTGCAAGAAGCTGTACGCATCATTGACAAAGATGTTCCTCGGACAGACAGGGACCTTGATTACTACCT GGGAGAAGGTTCCAGCAATCTCCTGGTGCTGCGTGAGATTCTGATCACATTTGCAGCTTTTCATCCAG AGGTCAGTTATGCCCAAGGAATGAACGATCTATGCAGCCGGATCCTGGAGGTCATGGACTCCGAAGTGGACACCTACTGGAGCTTCTCCTGCTACATGGAGAGGTTCTCTCGGGACTTTTGTGCAGATGGCCTGCGTCGGAAGATTG AGCTAGAGGCCGAGCTACTGAAGGAGCTGGACCCCCAGCTCCACGCTCATCTGGTCACGGACAGCATGGATAAGCTCACCTTCTGCCACAG GTGGCTGCTGCTGGGCTTCCAGCGGGAGTTTGAGCACATCGATGCCCTGAGGCTCTTTGAGATCCTGAGCTGTGACCACCTAGAGCTCATCTCTCAGCGGGTGGAGAAGGCCTGGTATCAGGAACGGCTGGCCTGCAAGCACAGCCTGG AGGACAAGCCAGTATTAGAACGGACTGGCATCAACCAGGAGTTCACGTTTGAGCTGTTCATCTGCGCCACAATTTTATTGGAGCACAGGGAGACACTCCTCAAGTGTCAAAATGAGTCACAGCTGATCCATTTTGctaacag CCTACAGGGCATGTTGGATCTGAATTATACCTTGAAGAAGGCAGAGGAACACTTCTACAACTACTGTAAGCGATCTGCCTGTGACCCCTGCAATGGACCCTCCGAGCCTGGCAAGAATAAAGAGGAGCTCTTCATCCAGCACCTTCGCAGCTTCTTCTCCTGA